The genomic segment GCTGGGGCGAGCGCGACCGCGGCGGGCCGGCGAGGGCCGCGCGGGGAGCAGACTGGAACCGGCGTGGGCGACGCCGGGCCGGAGCGCGACCGGCAGAGCGGAGGCGCGGGAGGGCTGTGCCCCGGGCCGTGGGAGGGGGCGGGACGCGCGGGGCGCACCGGGctggggactggggtgggggtccCGGGCGCCGCGCGGCCacattctttgccttttcttcctcGGGCTCATCCCGGCCGATCGATACCTGCGCGGGACCTGCCCCCGCCGCTAATATCTTTTTAATGAGTTCGCCAGGCTTAAAGCGAGCGCGATCTGCCCTCCAGGGTGGATTTTCCCCCGGCAGATGTTTCGGGAGGAGGAGGCGCGCGGAGCCCCCGGGAGGAGGGACAAATCTCTCCCTCCGAGGGGCGAGAGCAGGAGACTTTCTTCTAAAGTTCAAAAGAAAGACGGGCTTTCACTCGGCccccaaaaatgtatttttcgGCGGACAATGGGCTTCTTTCTGCGTCTCCGAGggccggcggggcgggcggggcggggatCGGCGCGCTGTGGCCCCGCCTGACTGACTCACGCCCCCTGCGCCGGGCCGGGGCCGCCGAGCCAGGGCGCCGCCGCCGCGAACCCGGCCTTCCCTCCGAGCGCGCCACGGAGGCGCGCGGTCCGGACCTGGCCGTCGGCGAGCTGAGCCCCGCGCACAAACCAGAACGAAAGCGCCCCGCGGGTTGCGCCGCGGGGCCAGGGGAGCCCCGGGTCTAGCGGTTGCCACCTCCAGGCCGAAGGGGAGCGCGCTGGTGCCTCGAGGGGAGGCAGGACAGTCCCCTGGGTTTGGGACGGGGCCCCCGCCCCCTCGGTGCTCCACTCTGAGCGGGACAAGTAGAACTTAGCCGGCCCCGGGCGGTGGCGGGGCCCTGAGCCTCTCTTCACCCTCCTCGGCCAGGCCACCCCTCCAGGTCGCCCCCTGCCCTTCTCCTCCACCCCGCCTTCAATGTCCCGCAGGCCGTGGGTCCGTCGCCTGTCACTGGCTCCCTCTCTCCACTCCCGTGGACTCAGAGGGAAGGAGGAACCCGGGCGGCGAGGATGACCTCCGAAGAGCCGCGGCCGATTGATTCGTTCCGCTCGGAGCCGGGGCCTCGTGAATGGgggcccgggcggcggcggcggcggcggcggcggcggcggggatAAAGATGTTCTCCCTGAAAGGGGGAGGGGGCGCGGAGCGGGAAGCGGGGCCATTCACTCCTGGCCCGGCCCCTCGGGAAGCCGCGCCGAAGAAAGGGGGCCGGGGCCTATTCAAGCCCTACGAGCCGCCCACAATGGACCGATATACTGGGGGCCTCTCTATTAACGCCCATGAATATTAAAGAGATGGCCGAGCGGCGGCCAGCGGGCGCGAGGGGGGGGCGGCGCCTGCGAGCTCTGGCCGGCCCggcccaggggagggggcttTGGCGCGGGCACACTCCGCTCCCGGGCCCCGCGGAAAATGACACGGTTCATCTGCCAGGAAACCCCGGAATGTTTCTCCTCGAAATCTCCACCAGGGGAGATGCAAGCGCAGGGGTGTTGCTCCCCAAAGGGCATTGAGGCTGTGCGCTACCTATAGTGCCCCCTTTTCCAGGGGTGGGCGTCCAGGTGGGTGTGGCTAGGCCAGAAGCACAAAGTACTAGAGCCAGGTGGAGACGCCCCGGGGCCGTGGGCTCACCAGCTGGGAGGCTgttcagggctccaccttcagcATTGCTCCCCGGGTTTGTGGGTCCGAGGAAAACAATGGGGCTCCCTGGCCGCGGTTTGAGCCCTGGGTTCTTGCACGTTCTGACCCCAAGCTGAGGTCCAGGATGCAAATGCTGAGCTCCAGGAAGGAGGCATGCACAGACCTGAGGGCTTCTCTCAGTGGGGTGCAGCCCAGGAATGGGCAAAATCCTCGGGTTTTGGTGGGGGGAGTGACCTGACCCAAAGAGAGACAAAGCCCAACCCAAACCATTGTACAGacggggacactgaggcccagggagaagcCGGGCATCCCAAGGACGCACAGCAGTCTTCATCCTGCTTTGGTTTCCTGGAGGAGCTGGGTTAGCTTTTGGGGCTCAGAAGCTGAACTCGAGGCTCCTGGCAACGCTCCCGACGTAGTCTGCTCCACCCCGCCACATTCCCCTCTCCATCTAGTCTTCCTAGAAGCCAAGGCCTAACTAAGCACAGATGAGACTCCCCTGTCCTGAGCGGTGTCCCCTCCAACCCGAACCGTCACCCAGGGGCCAAGGTGACCCTCCGGCAGCCTCGGGAAGGGAGTGGAGGTTTCAAGACCCTAACCCACGGgctgctctcctcctccccagcgcTGCCCTCTGCTGGCTCGGTGCCCAGCAGGTCTGGCTTTGGCTGGGTTCAtccttccctggctcctgcctCCGGGCGACTGGAGCTCGGGTCTGAAGGCCAGCTATGCCTGCCTCTGTCTGCATCCAAAAGTAGACCGAGGGATGCTGGAGACCATTGCAAGGGCTGGGGTCCGTGGCTGCCAGGTGTGAGGGCTGCTTAGCAAAGGCCTGGCCGGGCAGCGGAGGGGGCTCTTTGCCCAGGGGACTTTGCACAGGTCTCTATCCTCCCACTCAAGTCCTCGCGCTGTGGAAAAGGACTGGGAGGTTCCCACCGTTCAGCAGATGTGAGCCCTACCCACGCCCTGAGGGTCCAGGACACCTCCACTAGCCATCCGAAATTGCAGGAGTTAGGGGCCAGAAGTTCAGCAGGTGGAGGACCCATGACCCCTCACCCGGTGTGTTGGGGCCGGAGTAGGAGGCTTGTGACTAACCCTGGGAGGCAGCAAAGCCTGCAGGAAGCGGTCGGTGGCCTTCCCACCCGGCTTAGCAGCTCCCGGTTTCCGGAAAGGGACCGCGCTGGCCTTCGAGGTGCCTCGGAACCACCGCGCAGAAAGTCTCCTTGTagggtgaggtgggggaggagaggagaggaaggaagggagagaagcgaggtcagaagagaaaaagagagagctgGGAGGCAAGAAGGAAGGAGTGCCCGAGCGCAGCGCGCTTTCCTAGGTTGCAGCTCAGCGAAGAGCCGGAGGCCCAAGCCGCAAGCCGAGCGAGCCTGCGCCCTGGCCTGTCGCAGGGAGTTCGCTCGCGGGCACGCCCGCTCCCATCCAGGCGGGGTCCGGGGACCCCTTTGGATCTCCTTGCATCCCGCAGGGAAGCCTTTGCCGAGGGACTGGCTGCCAGTGCGGATTCCAGTCCGCCGTTCTGACCCCAGACCCAGCCCCGCAGAGCCGGACGCTGGCCGTCCACGAAGCTGTCCCAGGACCAGCCCAGCCCCGACGACTGCCGCGGCCGGGCCTCGGCAGCCCTCTCCGCAGCAGGACGAGTTTCGCAGCCGGCTGCGCACAGCGAGCAGGTTGGCGGGGCCCGTTTGAAGCGAAGCGCCGGCTTCCGCTGCGCCTTCTACGCAGGGGATCTGCAGGGCGGGAACTGGGGCCGCAGGCCCTGGGGCGACTAGTGCAGCCTGAGGAGAGCAGGTCGGGGAGGGCAGGGAGCGCGGGCCCTGGTCTGGGAGCCCAGCGGAGGGAAGGTGAACGACGGGCAGGGCCAGGGCGGTGAGCGCGGATCAGGCCTGGGATCCGAGGTGAGCGCGAggcccgcggggcccgaagccaGGCGTCCCCTCTTGCCCTGTCTGGTCCCTGGAGTCCCGGCGTGCCTCGCCGcgcccccctcccctgctccgtcccctcctctcctcacaGCCGGCTGAGCCAACCTCCCTGCCCGGCGCTTCCCACggggagagaagcagggagaggagggggaaggaagggccggggaggggagggaggagcggaGGGGGACTGTTCCGAGCGGTCCGCGCGCCCCCGCCCCTTGCTCTCGCTGCGAAGGCTCCTCGAGCCGGCCGGGTACAACAAGTCTGTCCTCCGACGTCAGGGGGTCATTAATAACCAATTAGGAGGGTCACTGCGGCTCCTATAAAGGCGCTGAGATTTTGCCAAGGGAAAACGGTCCCGACCGGGTGTGCGAGAGGCGAGCGCGCGTCTGAGAGGCCCTCGCCACCGTTTCTCTGCAGCCACTCGCCTCCCACCCACCCCGCACCCCCTtcacccgcctccgcctccacCCGCGTCTCTCCACCCTTCGCGCCGCCTCTGCCATCTCTGCAGATTTctccatctctcttcctctctgcctcgCTCCCCTTCGTTCACCTTCCTCccagccaccccctccctcctgcgGCTACCTCCTCTCCGTCCTCCCcctgctcctcttcctttctctcctccatcGCAGTCGTCTCTTCTCGttcctctgctcctctctctcccGCCTACCTCCCCAGTCGCCCGTCCGTCCGTCCTCCAACGCCGGCGAGCCTCGGGCCGCCCATGATGGGCTCCGTGCTCCCGGCTGAGGCCCTGGTGCTCAAGACAGGGCTGAAGGCTCCGGGGCTGGCGTTGGCCGAGGTCATCACCTCCGACATCCTGCACAGCTTCCTGTATGGCCGCTGGCGCAACGTGTTGGGCGAGCAGCTCTTCGAGGACAAGAGCCACCACGCCAGCCCCAAGACGGCCTTCACTGCGGAGGTGCTGGCGCAGTCCTTCTCCGGCGGTGAGTCGTGCCGTCGGGCCCGGCCCGTTCTCTGCTCCCGGAGACCCCCAATTCCCGGCCCAGCGACTCACTGGAGGCGGCGGGGATTACCGGGCCTCCCTGCTGCTCGTGCCAACCCGTGTGCTCCCGAAGCTCCGCGCGCCTCAGTTTCCCCGAGCACCCAAGCCGGGGTGGGGCGCGGGGCAGCTCCACACCCCGCACGGCTGGAGGACCCGATGCTGGCGACCCGGCCGTCCGCCCGGTCGCCCCCGCCATCCCCTGCCTTCTTCTCCCCCCTTAGAGCTGGCGGGTTCCCGGCGTTTAAAGCCTTACTAGGCGTGTAATAGCAGTTGACTCAAAAAGAAGGGGTTTTAAATTCATTTAGTTAACTTGGGCTTGACCCGCGAAAGTTCCCACTTAAAccaagaactttaaaaggcagcgggggttggggagggggcgggaggcgGGCCGGGAGAAAAAGCCGCGGAGAGAGCgagggacagaaagagagagcgagaaaagtttcttttctttaagatgtCTCAAGTTCTTATTCCTCATTCATCAACCCGCAAACAATATCTTTCCCTGGCGCTGGCATCTCTGCGCGTCGCCCTCTCTTCCCCTTCACGGTTTCTGTTCCTCTCTTAATTTACCGTGAAGACTAATTCCACTCCATTCACGCTATGTCAACCATCTAATCCCCCCTTTTTGTAAGGGGAATTCCTCGGCCCCTTTTAAACAAGTCCCCTCCGCATTGAGCTACAATTTACTGCTACAGCATTCTTCCAGGGCTAATGAATTTAGAATTAGCAATTTCTTTCGAATGGAGCCGAATGAATACGATCACTTTAACAGCGTGACAAATTGCCGGCCGCGCCGCAATGGACACCGTTTAACCCCCCCTTTCAGCTGGCCCGCTCGCCGGGTATTTTCCCAGGTAGCTTAGAGGGGAACCTTGTAAGACACGGAGGCCGCCCCTGTGCGCCTCGCCGCTCCCACCGTGGCGCAGAGGCCCCGCAGGGGGACCCTCTGGGGGCTGTGGCCGCCGGGTCTCTTCGCCGCTCAGCGAGGCGACTTCAGGGCTCGTGTGATCCCGGGCGCCACCCTCCCTGGCACCCTAGGGCCTGTGGAGCAGAAAGGGACCCTGGCCGTCTGGGGGTCACACCGCGAGCGGAGCCCGGCCTGCTGCTGCGAGCATTTTTTTTGCACCTCCGCTGCCGCGCACTGGCCGCGCCCGGGCTCCTACGCAAGTGCCCTGTGCCGGATGCACAGTGGGCGCCGAGCGACTGGCCCAAGCTCCTAGAACAGCACTATGCAGAAGAGTCCTGGATTGaaccaggcctcagtttccccatctgtaaaaccaCGCGCTGCGGATGGCTCACTAGTTCTTAAACTTTTTCAGCGTGGAGGGCCAAAGAGAATTAGTGGAGAGACTAAAACCTGCTCCTAAAAATGAGCCCCAACACACCACTCGCTTTCCAGGGTGCGGAGGGTCCGATAACATACGGAGGAGACTCTGATCTCTGGGCCTCTGCACTTGCTCCCcacacccctacccccacccaccCCGATGACTTCTCCAGAGATGGGGTCGGCTTGGGTTCACCTGGCTGGGCAGGACTCCTTCCCTGGTGGGGAAGGACCgggcctcccctgcctccagtTCTGACTGGTTCCTCTGTCCCCACGGCGCAGAGGTGCAGAAGCTATCCAGCCTGGTGCTGCCGGCGGAGGTGATCATCGCGCAGAGTTCCATCCCGGGCGAGGGCCTTGGCATCTTTTCCAAGACGTGGATCAAGGCGGGCACTGAGATGGGCCCCTTCACCGGCCGTGTAATCGCCCCGGAGCACGTGGACATCTGCAAGAACAACAATCTCATGTGGGAGGTACGGGCTGGGGGCGAGGGGCGCCGGCCGCAGGCGGCCGGGGGGACCGGGCATCCGGTCGCTGTGGCTTCTGTCCTCGCTGGGAGCTGCTGACTGGGTCCAGATGCACCCGGAGGCGGCGAGACTCTAAGCAGCCCCATCCCTGGAGCTTCACCCTGCCTGGAGGCTTTTCCCCAAACCAGGCTGCGAAAGCTGTCCTTGGGGAAAAATCTGACCTTCCTCCCTCCAGACAACCTTGGACAGCTGGGCTGCTGTTGGCTTCACTTCGCAGATGAGGGCACTGAGACCTAGAGCAGCCATGTCGCTTGCCCAGGGTCCCCACGGGAGCTGGAGAGCCATCCCTGGGAGCGAACTCCCAGCCACCTGCATTCTTCCCCTGGCCCTGGAAGCAGCAAGGGGAAGCCCCCAAGGCCAGCCCTGGCCTGCGGTGAGGTGTGGCACGGTGGAGAACGGTGAAGACCCGAGCTTCTCCAGCAACGGCTCCCACCCGGGCAGAACGGCATTCAAAGCAGTCCTCGCTGAACTGGCATTGAGTCAGCTCCTGGCTGATCTCAGCAGCCTGGGAGTTAtgctcccatttcacagaaggaAACCGAAGCTCAGAGGCGTCCATCCCAGGCCTTCTGACCCCAATCCTCACCCCCAGTGCCAGGTGCCAGGGAGGGCTGCCCTCAGGACAAAGCCACTCCTGCAGAGCTTCCTCCTCCTGGGGCTCTCACCTTGCAGAATCAGAAACCCACGGAGGCCAGACTGGTGCACCCCCTTCCTTCCTAATGTCTTTCCTGCCCCTGCTTCCCCTCACCTGGCAGACCCTGGAGGGGCCCAATGCAAGAAACCCCCACAGCTGATCACAGGAGCGGGAGGCCCAGAGGCCTCTCCTCGCCTCACCATCTCCTCTGGAGGCCTGGGCCAGGAGTTACCTTCTCTAGCTGTTGCTGGATCAGGAAGTTGGTCGGGAAGTTTGACCTCTAAGTGCCCGTGACAGCTCCCAAGAAGGGGCTTAGGCCAGGTTGGGGTGCCACAGTGAGCCAGCCTTCCCTCTCCAGGCTCCTGTTTCCCTCTGAGGTCCCTGCTGGTgctcctgcctgccctggggACCATCACGGCCACCTCCAAGAGTAGCTGGAGGCCACTTTGTCTGGTCAGGGATCCTAGCAGACActtcttgggggtggggaggacttGGCAGCAGGAGCACATCATGGTCAGCCCAGGGGGCCCTGGAGACTGACTCCCTGTTGGCCACTTCTAGCTGGCTAGCCTCAGGGGAGTCGCTGtgcctctctgagcttccctcTCCTCAGCTGGAAAAGGAGGCTGGTAATAGCTTTATCCACTTGCTGGGGCTGTGGTGGGGAAGGAGACAGAGTGTGCGGGGGTGCCCGGCAGACCGAACATGTGGCACAGCCCTGCCTCACCTGGTCCTTGCTCCGTCTGTGCGCAGGTGTTCAACGAGGATGGCACAGTGCGCTACTTCATCGATGCCAGCCAGGAGGACCACCGAAGCTGGATGACCTACATCAAGTGCGCCCGCAACGAGCAGGAGCAGAACCTGGAGGTGGTCCAGATTGGCACCAGCATCTTCTACAAGGCCAtcgaggtgtgtgtgtgtgctgtgtagGAACCAGCAGGGGCACCCAGGGGAGGGGAGTGTGCAGGGCAGCTGTGTCCAGAGACCACCCTGGACAGGGGGGACTTGACATGGGCCGTGGCCGAGGCCCACCGGCATGGTCTCCATGGGAAGCTTTCTGTGGCAGTCAGAAAGAACAGAACTTTCAACGGTATGCGGCTCACTACTGAGGTCCCTGGATATTGGCTGAGGGTGTCCTGAGGTCATAGAGATACAAAAAGCAGGACGCAGAAGGCGGCACAGGGAGTGCGTTGGGTGGGAGGGAGGACGTGTGTCTGCCTCTGCTTGGCTGCCCCTCATTCTGCATGTGTGGGCTCCAGTGACTTGGGATCATGACTCTAGTCTCAGCAATGGctccctgtgtgccaggctctccCTGATGCTGGATGCAAATTATCATATGGAATCATCATGATTAGGAGGATTCTGTGATTATTTACagttgacagatgagaaaaaggGGTCTCCCTTCGTGGCAGGCAGGCTCAGGAGCTGAGAAAGGGCAGTTGGCAGACAGGTAAATGTCACTTCCCATCGTGTGTTGGTGTGTCgtgggggtgtggggtggggcttCGGAAGGGGCTGAGGGCTGAGCCAGGGAAggtgcccagggaggggcagcGCAGGTGCCATTGGTGGGGAAGTGCTTGGCAGAGGCAGAAAAGCTGCAGGTGTCTGGGCAGGACCAATGGTGCCAAGCAAGCTGAGTGGAGGTTGCCTAGGCCACACTGTCGGGGCCTTCCCTGGACAGTGTCCCTTGGCAGGAAATCTGGCTCAGGAGTGGGAGAAGCTACCTCAGACCCCCACAGACAGTTTGGTGACAGGTGGGGGGGTGGGAAGAGAAGTTGTCCCCACCAAACTTCTCTGCTCCTGTGTGGGGAGAAGCACAGGCCCCTAGGGGTGAGGCTGAGGCTTGCTTGAGATTTTGAGGGGGTCTGGAGGAGCCCTGCAGGGACAGAGAACCACTGGCCTTTAGTCCATGCTCCATTTTCGCCCTCGGGCTCAGAGCCTCCAGGTCTTTCTAAGACCTCCAGGGCACCCAGGCCTAGTTGCTTCTGCTTCTGGGACGGAGCTTGGGTTGTCCCTGAATAACCTGCTGCAGGGCTGACAACAGGGGGCCTTGCCTGGGTCCCAGCTGGGGTGGTCCTTGGAGGACCAGGAGGTGGAGGGTAAGGAAAAGGTGAGCGGTTCCTTGACTAGGGTTCCAGTGAAGTAAGACACCagtggggcagggagcaggactgaaggcagcccaggcccagggcagaggtGGCTCCTGTGACCATGTGGCTGGACCACCCCATCCTAGAATCAGCTTCTGGTGCAGCTGAACCCCACTTCTAGCAGAGAGCACCCTCCCAAACCCTCACCCCCCTCACCCTGGCACACACATCCTTACATTCATACCCTCCCTCCCAGCCATTCTGAGACAGATGCGACAGACGACTCCCACTCGTCTGTCCCTCCCACGCACATGAGGGCACAGGAGGCAGGCCAGGAATGCCTACATCGATTTGGCAGGAGGGCTCCTGGCTGGGGCTGAAGAGGGGGCCTGAGTTTCATCTTGCTGTGCAGGTCACGCTGGCTGAAAGGCAGAGAAACATTAATAGATGTTTACACAGAAATTCAGAGTCGGAGGGCAGGGTAGCAGAGGAATATCTCCAGCTAGGGATCTGAGTTTACATGATTAGAAAAAAAGGATCATGTACATGTGATACAAGTTGATAAAAGAGGACCAGGAGAcatgtggctgtgtgtgtgtatacacacataatatcATATATATCAGAGACATAGATAGATCCACCAGTGTGGCCATTAGTGCTTTTACGGAGTTAGCAAGCCTACTAAGACGGGACTGTTTGAGTGAGTGACAAACACACAATACCACCATGTTACTGTTAATAAGTAAAGCTGGACTCATTTTTTTATGGTGGCAATTTTCTCAAACCATTTTGTCGCAACGTCAGATTCCACTTGCCGGGTAATTCATGCGTCTGGGCGTCCATGGCCGTCCTCTAGGCAAGGCCGAAGCCCAGAGCCCGAGCAGTCCTTCTGGGCTAGACCAGAGCCCATTGGTGCCCACCCCGGCCACTCCCTGGATGTCTCTGGAATAAATCGGCTGCTTGTTCTGCGTGTGCCTATGAGCTAGCCAAGAAGAGGGACCTTCGCCGTGATCTGTTTTCTTAATCTTCCTGCCACTCAGAActgctatttatattttataatagtaacTCATTACTTGCCAAAAACTGGGAAGAAACATCTTTATTGTTAAACATAATATGAACAAAATATACTGTTGCGGCTCTAAGCTTTTccacaaatacaaaataacagACAGGAAGGCAATGGGGTTCCAGGGCCTGGGCGGTCAGTACGGGACCCCCAGGCAGGGTTTGTGTCTGGTGGATCTACTGACACGTTATTCCTGGGGCAGCCTCCTGCCTTACTTAGTCATGGAATTCACTGTACCCTCAGGTGCCTAAAATGACATTTCTagaaagtgcctagcacatagcaagtgGGCACtagtgttgaatgaataaagggtCTTTTTAAAGGGTCTTAGCACCTTAAAAAATGGAGTCTGCTGGGCCCTGCGAGGCGCTTCTGTTACTGTCCCTATTTTAATGACGATGAGACTGAGTTTCAAGGAGATGACAGAGGGTTGGTGAGCTGtgacttgaacccaggcctgtctggTCCCAGAGCTGGAGTGCTTGATCACCATGTCATGTGGCCTCCCTGGCCAATATCTATTTGCTGGAACTCTATTAATTGCTGTGTCGGGACATCTGTGGTACAATGGAAATTGATGTCTGTCCAGATGACACTGGATCCTTCTACAAGGGGGCTTCTGCacatgaggggaggggagggactaGGAGTCTCCTGGGAGCACGTTCAATGGTGGGACATGAATTTATATTGGGAAAAACCACCCCAAAACCTCAGTTCCAATTTATAGTAAAAATTCAGTAAGTGAGGCTGGACAAAAACTGGGCTGGCAGGGCTGGTTGAGAAGCACACGTTGTAATTTGTCAACAAGACTCAGGCACTGCCATTGCAGAGTTTTGGTGATGTGGATTTTATGGTACGGGGACTCCGTTCTTTTGGGAATTGCTTTGTTGCGTTGTGTCCTGAGCCAGTCTCTGCTCCCCGGAAAAGTGAGTGACCAGCTGGGCTGATTCTGGTTCGGCAGCCCTGGTGGAGAGCCCCAGCTGGGCCAGGTCAGAGCATGGGAAGTAACGGCTCAGAGCTCCCGCGGAGACCGGTGGCCACCGGCCTTTGCACCCAGGCGGGCGGGCTGCGGGGCCCTGGGAGCCTCTGCATGGTAATTCCAGCATCTCAGGGAAGAAGCTGCAGGTTCCTGGGTTTCCTGTGCGTGATCATAGGAGTTTGTTGGATAAAGGGCGCCTGGCAGCAGGCAGAGGCCAGCCTGGGGCTCTGAAGGGCCGGGAGACACCCAGTTCCCCAGCTCCGGGCAGGAGAGGCTGCTTCTCCGGCCGCTGGTGGCTTCTGGGGATGGTGTGTGATTCTCAGTTCTGGGAGGTTCTTCTTAATAGATTTTCTtgcttaaaaattttgttttgtgtgtgtatagaagTAATATGtgctcattatttttttaaatcagaagcaTCATGTAGACCCCATCACGCTGCTGTCTCCAAACCTTGAATCAGCAGTTTTTAATAATCTCAAATTGACAAACGCTTCTAGGGAAAGACCTACAGAAAACCAGCGGCAGTAGCTAGCGTCCAGAGTGGGAGAGTCACTCTCATGGTACACCTTCGTACAGGTTCACACGTTTGTCCCTGTGGCTGCactgctgttttaatttttaaattattagtaaaattaattttagtacatttaaaaaatgtgttaggAAATAAATGACTCACCCTTATACTGAAGCAGTTACCATgaaagctcttttaaaaaaataatattgcaaaTAATCATTTTGAATAATAATATTCAAGATTTGTATAATCCAAAATGTTCTGGCTCCAATCCTCGTTCATCATCAccactattattgttattgttatatttatttatgtatacttAATGATAGttgttatttataattaaaattaaaaggctgGTGTTGACTTAGAATTAGATTCCCAGACGTCAAGTCTGGAGGTGAAGATGAAGCTCAGGGCACCGTCGGATGGGGGACTGCAGAGCCTCCTGTCCCCACATCTGTGCTGGAGGAGTGGGCTCCTCTCTCAGGGGACATGGAGCCAGGAAGCAGGGGCACTGGTGTGGGGCTGGTGTCCTTGGGGCATCCGGGTCTAGCCTGCACTCTCATCAAACAGTAAAGACAAGGCTCCTGGGCTTAAACGGTGCCAGCAGCCGTCTGCCACACCGCAGGCTCACCGGGCACCCCTGCAGGGACTCAGTGTGCTAAAGAGTGCTGCCAGCTTCTCTGAGAGGTTGgcgagctgggggtggggggataatAACCAGCACTTCCACATCTCCATTATGCAGAGCCTTATACATGTGGCCCTGCTGAACCTTGACAATCACTCAGTGAGGCCAGAGCaacgtgaggaaactgaggccccatgACATgaggcaacttgcccaaggtcatgtgcTCAGCAGGTGGGGTGCCCAGGCGGACCCTGACACATCTGACTCCAGGGCTGAGCCAGAGCCCTCTGCAGTACCGACTCCTGGAGGGGCGTGTTCAGACAGTCGGTGGGGGGCGGGAGAACTGCCCTGATATATAAATGTCTGGttatcccagcactgtgggaggccgaggcaggaggatcgcttgagcccaggagttggagaacggcctgagcaagagtgagaccccgtgtctactaaaaatagaaaaaattagccaggcatggtggcacatgcctttagtctcagctattcgggaggctgaggcaggaggatcgcttgagcccaggagttggagattgcagtgagctatgatgatgccactgcactctacccggggcaatggagtgaaactctgtctcaataactaattaataaataaaatttataactcaatagtttaaaataaataaatggtttcaTTTGAGACCTGCCATGGGGCAGGACAATGCTGGAGGTGGCTTACAACTCAGGGATCATGTTCCCCAAGCCCCTCATTTGAAGAGACAAGCATagagaggcaaagtgacttgcctgaggtcacgcAGGGACCTGGTGACCAACGCAACGGCCCAGCTACACCATCTTGTAGACCAGCTTCCTTCACaattaatttatcaaaaatattttagttccaTCATCTGATTTTCTGAGGGGGACACAAaacctctttcttctctgttccttttcctCCATCTCTGACTCAGTGGCCTCCTGGACAGCAGGAG from the Eulemur rufifrons isolate Redbay chromosome 7, OSU_ERuf_1, whole genome shotgun sequence genome contains:
- the PRDM12 gene encoding PR domain zinc finger protein 12, whose protein sequence is MMGSVLPAEALVLKTGLKAPGLALAEVITSDILHSFLYGRWRNVLGEQLFEDKSHHASPKTAFTAEVLAQSFSGEVQKLSSLVLPAEVIIAQSSIPGEGLGIFSKTWIKAGTEMGPFTGRVIAPEHVDICKNNNLMWEVFNEDGTVRYFIDASQEDHRSWMTYIKCARNEQEQNLEVVQIGTSIFYKAIEMIPPDQELLVWYGNSHNTFLGIPGVPGLEEEQKKNKHEDFHPADSAAGTAGRMRCVICHRGFNSRSNLRSHMRIHTLDKPFVCRFCNRRFSQSSTLRNHVRLHTGERPYKCQVCQSAYSQLAGLRAHQKSARHRPPSAALQAHSPALPAPHPHAPALAAAAAAHHLPAMVL